The following proteins are encoded in a genomic region of Lemur catta isolate mLemCat1 chromosome 10, mLemCat1.pri, whole genome shotgun sequence:
- the FAM163B gene encoding protein FAM163B: MTAGTVVITGGILATVILLCIIAVLCYCRLQYYCCKKDGSEEDEEEPDFEVHSHLPPLHSNRNLVLTNGPALYPAASTSFSQRSPQARALCRSCSHREPPAFFLQEPEDEDEDVLNGGERVVYKSLSQEDVGLPPAAFGGLQALNPNRLSAMREAFSRSRSVSTDV, encoded by the exons ATGACAGCCGGGACGGTGGTGATCACCGGGGGCATCTTGGCGACTGTGATCCTGCTCTGCATCATCGCCGTGCTGTGCTACTGCCGGCTCCAG TACTACTGCTGCAAGAAGGACGGGTccgaggaggacgaggaggagccGGACTTCGAGGTGCACTCGCACCTgccgccactgcactccaaccgcAACCTGGTGCTGACCAACGGCCCTGCGCTCTACCCGGCCGCCTCCACCTCCTTCAGCCAGCGGTCCCCGCAGGCCCGCGCCCTCTGCCGCAGCTGCTCCCACCGCGAGCCACCCGCCTTCTTCCTGCAGGAGCCAGAGGACGAGGACGAGGACGTGCTCAACGGCGGCGAGCGTGTGGTCTACAAGAGCCTCAGCCAGGAGGACGTGGGGCTGCCCCCCGCGGCCTTCGGAGGCCTGCAGGCGCTGAACCCCAACCGCCTCTCGGCCATGCGGGAGGCCTTCTCGCGGAGCCGCAGCGTCAGCACCGACGTGTGA